In Arachis hypogaea cultivar Tifrunner chromosome 17, arahy.Tifrunner.gnm2.J5K5, whole genome shotgun sequence, a single window of DNA contains:
- the LOC112762752 gene encoding protein FAR1-RELATED SEQUENCE 6-like, which yields MKDINPNFFYAVNLDDECKFWSAVWVDARCRASYEYYGDIVSLDSTYSTNKHGLPFASFVGVNHHGKSTILGCALLGNEKIPSYEWVFRQWVKCMGTAPQRIITDQCKSIFRVIKNVLPDTRHRWCIWHITKKLPYNLGGYRRYRELYDEFNDIVWNSRTEKLFEDNWYEFIDEHNLHNNTWLSDLFDDRRMWVPIFFKGEFWAAMRSTQRSESMHSFYGNFLHSRTSLVQFVHKYDNVLGIKEQRELEDDAAYSDVQIEFVKKANCMVSVVAEEGPVVCMKVEEEKLVNDSILCVLYDVHFDRSTQEKVPNRYVLPRWSKNTKRKHTYVKSSHDVSRSDESHVAFRGLCAHFYNIAQDFVNDDEETALLHAALEETRAKLTAHRVKKRSETVADSYNNNGSTSLNVAAVMDIQAPSKVNTKGRPKSKRLGAALEKSFKKSARRKNKHDPPVVCPESTQDVRFGGVVGQADPEQVGGFMSLLSSFSKS from the exons ATGAAGGACATCAATCCAAACTTCTTCTACGCGGTGAATTTGGACGATGAGTGTAAATTTTGGAGTGCAGTATGGGTGGATGCAAGGTGTAGGGCGTCGTACGAGTATTATGGAGATATTGTGTCACTTGATAGCACATATAGCACAAACAA GCATGGATTACCGTTTGCGTCGTTCGTCGGTGTCAACCACCATGGTAAGTCGACCATCCTTGGTTGTGCTCTTCTTGGAAATGAGAAAATTCCAAGTTATGAGTGGGTTTTCCGCCAATGGGTCAAGTGCATGGGAACTGCTCCACAGCGGATCATTACAGACCAATGCAAATCCATTTTTCGTGTAATAAAAAATGTGTTACCTGATACACGCCACCGGTGGTGCATCTGGCACATTACGAAAAAGTTACCGTACAATCTTGGAGGTTATCGCCGGTACAGAGAGTTGTATGATGAGTTCAATGATattgtgtggaactctcggaCCGAGAAGTTATTTGAGGATAACTGGTATGAATTCATAGACGAGCACAACTTACATAACAACACATGGCTGTCAG acCTCTTTGATGATCGACGCATGTGGGTCCCAATATTCTTCAAGGGTGAATTTTGGGCTGCCATGAGGAGCACGCAAAGGAGTGAGAGCATGCACTCATTCTACGGAAATTTCTTACACAGTCGGACTAGCTTGGTCCAATTTGTTCACAAATATGACAATGTGCTTGGAATTAAGGAGCAAAGGGAACTGGAGGATGATGCAGCATACTC GGATGTTCAAATTGAGTTTGTCAAGAAGGCTAATTGTATGGTCTCTGTTGTTGCTGAAGAGGGGCCAGTGGTATGCATGAAGGTTGAAGAGGAAAAACTAGTGAATGATAGTATTCTTTGTGTTCTGTACGACGTCCACTTCGATCGATCCACACAGGAG AAAGTACCTAATCGATATGTTCTCCCTCGTTGGAGCAAGAACACAAAGCGCAAGCATACATATGTCAAGAGTAGTCACGATGTCAGTCGGTCGGATGAGAGTCATGTTGCATTCAGGGGACTATGTGCACACTTCTACAACATTGCTCAGGATTTTGTAAACGACGATGAAGAAACAGCCTTGCTTCATGCTGCTCTAGAAGAAACAAGAGCTAAGTTGACTGCTCACCGTGTCAAGAAGAGGTCTGAGACTGTGGCGGACTCCTACAACAATAATGGCTCAACAAGTTTGAACGTTGCCGCTGTAATGGACATCCAAGCCCCATCGAAGGTCAACACAAAGGGCCGGCCAAAGAGTAAGAGACTCGGCGCTGCCTTGGAGAAGTCATTTAAAAAATCTGCTCGGAGGAAAAACAAGCATGACCCCCCG GTGGTTTGTCCGGAGTCAACTCAAGATGTAAGATTCGGTGGTGTTGTAGGCCAGGCTGATCCCGAACAAGTTGGTGGCTTCATGTCTTTGTTAAGCTCCTTTAGCAAAAGTTAA